The Homo sapiens chromosome 10, GRCh38.p14 Primary Assembly sequence AACTGTGAAGAGGCAGCTGTGTCTGAGGTTAGGCTTGGGAATCCAAAATAAAAGAGTTTTGGGAGTCATTGGTGTTTTTGTTGACTTGTGACAAGACAAATTCCAAATGCATGGATAACTTAGAGTCCTGCTTTTCCTAATTATGAGTAAGACATTCTCCCAAATGCATGCACCACTCTTCACCAAGTCACTCTTTACATGAAGGGCTTGGTTTATCCACGCAATGGTTAAGCAAATTAATGAAAGTAATTCAAACCAATAccatgtttattattttgctcCCATTTTGATTGGTCTTGATGGTAGTGAAGCCCTTATTGTCCAACTTGTACTGATTAAAAGGAAATCACTTCCAAaggcaatatttttaatttctgtgttagTTTTAGAAATATAGAAGTGTATtcctgtatatgtgtatatatacattactGTATACATATAAGAATAACTACATATATTTGGGTACTTGTAAGGACTTAGTAGCAATCTGCTTAATGTGGataataaaatattgaggaaCTGTGTATCTAGTTACTTAAAAgctaaatatttcactttaatctttttaaaaatcaacaaaaaatatacaagttgacagagaaaatgtttaaattaattaCATGTACTCTCATcagctttttgaggaactactACAAAGCGGCACATTCGTTTATTGGTCGGATTAGGTTTAAACACTCCACATCTTTGCTCAGGGAAGCATTCTATATCATCACCTCCAAAGAGTTCTTTAGCGCCATCAGGAAACTGGCAAGGTACTTGGCATGAAAAACAAATCCacgtttttatttatattttataaaatgtatattttaataatgtgtacacagtttaaaaaaatacagagcaCCGATACCCATGTACTgtacccagaaaaaaaaagtgtttctactTCATGCTTGCACACACAATGCACTAAAGCAAAAACGCATTTACACAACAGGAAGGTAGCTCTGTTGTGAGCAAACACAAGTAATGGATACTGTAACTTCACCCGAACAGGACAAACTCACAAAGTTTAAGAAAGTGATTATTTCTCTGAGGACTGGAACAGAATAGCTTAATCCTATTTTTCTTAAGATTGTTTTCCCTCAAAGTAGCCCAGAAAAGGGGAAAGGGGGCATTATTTTCACAGCAATCAACCCATTCACAAGATCCATTAATGAAATCTACAAAATACAAaggaggaggggaaaagaaaggcAATTAAATGATTGCGTCCATAGGTCTGATGATGCGAATAAAGGTAATCTGAGAATCGACTAATTTTCCTCGAGGATTGCATCCTTAGAATCCTGGGCCGCCGGAGGCTTCTGGGCTACTTGGGGCAGGGCCGAGGCTCGGAGCGGCTGCCGGACACCCACCCCCGCGGAGGCGCGCGCCCTAGGTGGCCATCTGGAAGGGCTCGGGCTGGAAGCCGAAGAGTCTCTGGCTGTACAGCTCGCTCTCGCCCGGCAGCTTCGCGCCCGGGAACGGGAGGTAGTGGTCGCGGCCGAAGTGCTCACAGTGGAGACCCACCCAGTCCCGCTCCGAGCCGAATCGCTCGGCCTCGGCCAGGATCCGGGTCAGAGCCATGATGTAGCTCAGGGCCATCTGCAGGGTCTCGTACTTGGACAGCTTTTTATCCTGGCCCCACTGGGGAACCACCCTGCGTAAGCGGTCGAAGGCAGTGTTGAGCCCCTGCATGCGGCGGCGCTCGCGCGCGTTGGCCGCCAGGCGCCTGCGCGCCGCGCTCTCCAGCCGCCCGGCCCCGGCGCACGTGCCCGCGCACTCGGTGCCGCCCGCGCACGGGGGTGCAACGCGCGCTCCCGCCGGCGGGCCGCTGGGCTTGCAGGACTTCATCCCCGGCCCCAAGCAGCGAGGCGCCGACCTCGCACGCCCGCCCGCTCAGGACCTGCGCGTGGGCTGGTCTCTCGAGCCGCTTCCCAACGTGCCTCTTCTGAGCAAATAAGTCATAAACAAAGCAACTCACGTGCAATCAAATAGTTTACAGTGGGGGAGTGCGGGACTCGGCCTTCTGTTCTACTGGATGACCAGGCTGATATCTCTTCACTTGCCCAAATTTAGGGGAAAATGAGATGCTCAAGAGAAAGTCATTTTCTCAACATGAAgttgaaaaagagaaggaaacctTCTGCAGCAGAGTTTGGTGTGGCTGGTTCGAGGAAGGCCTTTCAAGTCCTCTGGGAAAGCCTGAGACTCCTTTGCAGGAAGATGAACTCTTTCCCGAAGCTCAGGGAAGGAGCGCTTTTAGCGCAGTAGCTGTCGGAGAGTGCAGAATGAATCTTGGAGGGAGGAGAATTTATAGCAAAGAGCTGAAGGAGGGAACAGGTGGTGGCAGGTGGGCGGGCGTCCCTCGGCTTCTATCTCAGCACCTTCCTACCCTGGGAACTGCGGGGAGGAGGGGGCGACGCACAGCAAAATCCTGACATTACAGCATTAGTCTGTTGAAGTTTCTCCAAAGCTATGTCCAACACTAACTAACACACCATCTGGAGTGGCCTGGCTGTCCCCAAAAGAATAACAAGGTGGGGGTTGGGGCAGAGCTTGGTCTATCTTTTCCCGTATCAGTGGGCAGCTTACGTATCAAAAACTTAACCGAGACTTGTAAATTATTAGACATCATCTGTGTGAAAATGTTGGTTTCGGCATTATGAGATACATCGGGACTGTAGTATAAGAGGATGTAGCTTTGTTGAGAAGTGTGACAATTTTGCATAACGCTAATCTAATatactgacattttaattttagttattaagTAAGTTGGAACAAATTAGCAGGTTCCAATATTATTGCAGACCTGGAATTTTACTGTGCAAATAATTTGGCTGTTTTCtatgaaataatgtattataaCATATCAAAAGATATTAACGTGtatataaaactttatattaTTCTAATTATATAATTGGGTTGCTTGAATTCAGATACTTAGGCAAATCAATTCAGTATTTATACTTCATTCCCCCTGACACAGgttcataaatatttgtgggaAATGCACTGAGATGATAACtaatcatttaatcatttaacatttaaatcaaagAAAACTAATCATAATGCACATTTTTGTGCAAAATGAGAACATCTAAGTAACttctgaggttttaaaaaatagttcccaaagcacaatttttgaaaatagtttacATCTTTGAACATTTCAGTTGTGTCAACTGCCCGCAGGAATAATAACAAAGCATGATTTCTGCTATTGATAATGACGATctaattgatgcagaaaaaccaTTAATTTGATTCTCTCATCTCTGCTCATTTCTCACTCTTAAGAGGAATCAAGGAGCAAGAAAACTACCTCCAAATAGGTTCAATCCAGAATCCTTACTGGATTTTTTAGGAAGACCAAGTATGCTCTTTCTCCTTTTGAAATATGGATATGTCAGCATTATTCtcaaatatgtttattaaaatgtcaacaaACTGTCACAAACTAGTAGTCTTTTAACCGTGACTTGCTTTCCCCACCATTGCTCAGACTATAACCCCATTGTGACCGCCCTGACTCCAAGTCCTGTCTTCTCATAAATAGTTGATTAATCCCCCAGCTGAAGCAATGACAATGAAATGAAGTTGAATGACATGAAGACAATAGGAAGCAATTGAACATTAATGATCTCCAGCATGACAGATGTTGAACACAGACTTCTGCATGGAGCCACTCAGCTCTGTTACTTTGGGTCATAACAGTCTTGGTTGGGAACAGCAGTCCTGTGACAGAAAAGACTATGTTATATAGTCAtcaaaatgtcaaatatatttttctgtgtttctgtggaAATCTGCCCTATTAATGCCGTTGTTCTTCATATTCATTTGCTTCATCTCTTTCCTCCAAAGAGCTCCCTCTGTGCTGCTCTGTGGAATGTTTCTCTGCAAAATGGACTGTACATTTGTTCTGGATGTTATTGTCCAAAGTGCTAATGAGATGTATGATTTTGCAGGCCATGTACCCAGGATTGATGAGACTGTAGCCCAAGTCCAAAGGCAATGAAAGCATAACttgaagagaaacaggaaatacTACTGTGCACACAACAGTTATATTAGAACATAAACTAGCAGATACCTATGATATGAAGTTGATCCAAGGATAGAGAGAATTGCTGCAGTAAAGGGTCTTAGAGGGCATGTATAACACATTTCCCAAATGTATTCTGAAAGACATTATTAGAATGACAAAGATGCTTCTGGGGGAAAGGGTTCCATTgtcaaataaatttgggaaacaGTATCTGCTGTCTTCCACTTGGAGAGTCATGAAGCAAAATTGGCACAGTAAAGTTTCTGAGAAATCCTGGAGTAAAGAAACCTATTGACTCCAGCATTTCTGAGATCTCCTTGAACACAGAACCCTCTTATCCTAGAAAGATCTATTGACAAAGttccttggctgggtgcagtggcttatgcctataatcctagcactttgggaggccgaggcgggaggattgcttgagaccagcctaggcaatatagtgagatcctatctctatgaaaaatgttttaaaaatattagttgggtgtggtggcatgcacctgtagtcccagctacttgagaggctgaaatgggaggtttgcttgagcctgggaggtggaggctgcagtgagcagtgatcaccactacactccagcctgggcaacaaagtatgaccctgtctcaaaacaaacaaagttCCTTGGACACTTTTTCTAACCTGCTCTagtacatttcatttcatttattttatttatttgtttgtttattttttgagacaaagtttcactctttttgcccacgctggagtgcagtggtgcaatctcagctcactgcaacctccacctgccaaattcaagtgattctcctgcctcagcctcccaaatagctgggattacaggcatgtgccaccacaccggctaattttgcatttttagtagacacggggtttcaccatgttggccaggctggtctcgaactcttgtcctcaggtgatccacccgcctcagcctcccaaagtgctggaattacaggcgtgagccaccgcgctcagccttcatttattttacagaggagaaggaGACTGAGATCTAGAGACTGAACATTGTACTAAAAGGCACTGAGCAATTTAATGATTAGATTAAGGCAAGAAGTCAAATCTCCTGCATCCCTTCATTTTAGAGGCTTTAAAATTAGAAGATCAGTTAATACAAGCCCCTCATTTTGCAATGGGCCAACTGATATCTACCAGTCACTTCCCAGTCAGACAAGTCACTAATAAAATTTTCAGGAATAGAATTAGCAATTTTGTGCATAAAGGACAGCATCAGTTATTTTATAACCCTAGTGTCTAGCACACTAGACACTAGAAAATAATAAGTAGTCAGTAAATAACCTGGAATGAGTGACTGGAACAATAAACTAGGTAAATGATAGATGCGGGCCAGAATGAACACATTCCTAGTGAATAACCCAGACAATGATTCATGTTCCCTCACCTGTAGGGAACGGGAGCTAGCTGCACATTTTGAATGCAGAATGACTTcttaaaaaacaggctgggtgcagtggctcacaccatcATTTCAGCAcaggaatttcagaccagcctatgcagcatagtaagaccctgtctctacagaaataaaattaattagctgggagTAATGGAGaatgcctgtagtaccagttacttgagaggctaagtaagggaggatagcttgagtataggaggtcaaggctgcagtgagctatgattgcaccactgactccagcctgggtgacagagcaagaccctgtctcaaaaaaaaaaaaaaaaaaaaaatccatagccTTTTGGGCCAGAAGAACATGTATGTCAGACTAATTTCCACAGTGTTTCCATACTGAATGTATGATCTTACTAGTTGAATTGGTGGTTACCATACATCTGGTGGTTGGCCAGAAATCAAAACTGGCAGATGGAGATAAGGAGATGGCAGGAATTGGGGGTGGACCCAGGGAAGAAGGAGTTTGCACATGCAGaaggaatagaaaaatagaaaatattattttaaaggtaaaagaTCCATGGCTAGaaattattacataaaatgtGTAGAATAGGTTTAAGGGTAAACATTCCTTTATTATCCAaaactgtgtttaatttttaagatgaaagctctcaaacacacacacacacacacacacacaaacacacaaaattaaaagagagaaaggaaaacacttggaaaaaaatattcattctGAAATTTGCAGAGAAAACTATGGAAATTGAAGACTGAGCCTTCATTATTGAGAGTGTAGCAGTCAGGAGACTCTGGGTCCCCTAAAGACTAAGAGGAAAGTCAGCAAAGGACAAAGGAACAATGAAGCTGAGGTCCACTCCTATTTTATTGAAAACCAAAAGTGCAGTGTGTTAACAGTTCctgtagctttatttatttatttatttatttaaaggcgGAATCTGACTCTGTcttctgggctggagtgcagtggtatgatctcagctcattgcaatctctacctcctgggtttgagcagttctcctgcctcagcctcctgagtagctggggttacaggggtgcaccaccacacccggctaatttttgtatttttagtagagatggggtttcaccatgttggccaggctagtctcaaactcttgacctcagtgatctgcctgcctcggcctcccaaagttctgggattacaggcgtgagccactgcgcccagccgagttCCTGTAACTTTATAATGTGCTGCGTAGTTACCAGGAGGAGAAAAACCCACAAAAAGATTGAAGGATTGAAGCCAAATC is a genomic window containing:
- the ATOH7 gene encoding transcription factor ATOH7, with the translated sequence MKSCKPSGPPAGARVAPPCAGGTECAGTCAGAGRLESAARRRLAANARERRRMQGLNTAFDRLRRVVPQWGQDKKLSKYETLQMALSYIMALTRILAEAERFGSERDWVGLHCEHFGRDHYLPFPGAKLPGESELYSQRLFGFQPEPFQMAT